A single Populus alba chromosome 7, ASM523922v2, whole genome shotgun sequence DNA region contains:
- the LOC118049719 gene encoding transcription termination factor MTERF15, mitochondrial has protein sequence MEAKPSSLVIKVGSLLVNSQRFIFSSKNPLCSTCILSGTFKSVTCSTISQTQAENVSGDGAEQPANSVEVLRRYGCSDDDIEKMFLRRPSLRNADLSQLQFKLNLLWGLGITSNDLVKIINCRPRLLSVRINHFFDERLEYFMTLFGSRETLLKAIIRNPSLLTYDFHNRIKPVITLYEGLGISREDLVPLLLSRPTMIPRTSFNDEKMEYIRKSGVSKGSNMFKHVVSIIGVSRSQTICEKAANIEKFGMSNEEVWHLIGRSPYLLTLSVDKVQRNMTFVVGTMKLPANVILEHPFLLYNNLEAVLKPRWLLAGKIEEMGLCPKIKGSLMLRALRMAEQRFLKAFVSCHPDVVAKELMDFYTTAKCVKRLAVSSKKAVFKGFPF, from the coding sequence ATGGAAGCAAAACCCAGTTCTTTAGTTATCAAAGTTGGCTCCCTTTTGGTAAATTctcaaagatttattttttcaagcaaaaacCCACTATGTAGTACTTGTATATTGTCTGGTACCTTCAAGTCTGTGACATGTTCGACAATAAGCCAAACCCAAGCTGAAAATGTATCAGGGGATGGTGCAGAGCAACCAGCTAACTCGGTTGAAGTTCTGAGGAGATATGGTTGTAGTGATGATGACATAGAGAAGATGTTCCTGCGACGCCCTTCTTTGCGCAATGCTGATCTTTCCCAGCTTCAATTCAAGCTAAATTTACTTTGGGGGTTGGGTATCACATCGAATGACCTTGTTAAGATCATTAATTGTCGCCCACGATTGCTTAGTGTTCgcataaatcatttttttgatGAGCGTCTGGAGTATTTTATGACCTTGTTTGGATCAAGGGAAACGCTACTCAAGGCCATTATTAGAAATCCTTCTCTCTTGACATATGACTTTCATAATAGGATTAAACCTGTCATCACACTATATGAAGGACTGGGTATTAGTAGAGAGGATTTGGTTCCCTTGCTATTGTCACGGCCTACTATGATTCCACGAACTTCATTTAATGATGAGAAGATGGAATACATACGCAAAAGTGGGGTTTCCAAGGGTTCCAATATGTTTAAGCATGTGGTTAGCATCATTGGTGTCTCAAGGAGTCAGACCATCTGTGAGAAGGCAGCAAATATAGAGAAGTTTGGGATGTCAAATGAAGAAGTTTGGCATCTTATCGGTCGTAGCCCCTATCTCTTGACACTATCTGTTGACAAGGTTCAAAGGAATATGACGTTTGTAGTGGGCACAATGAAGCTTCCTGCAAATGTGATCCTTGAGCACCCATTTTTGCTTTACAATAATCTGGAGGCTGTGTTGAAGCCGCGGTGGCTTCTTGCTGGGAAGATAGAGGAGATGGGTCTTTGCCCGAAAATTAAAGGATCATTGATGTTGAGGGCACTTAGGATGGCAGAACAGCGATTCTTGAAGGCATTTGTTTCATGTCACCCTGATGTTGTTGCTAAAGAATTGATGGACTTCTATACAACGGCAAAATGTGTCAAGCGGCTGGCCGTGTCATCGAAGAAGGCAGTGTTTAAAGGATTTCCTTTCTGA
- the LOC118049714 gene encoding pentatricopeptide repeat-containing protein At3g20730 → MRSPNTQTVAYLSKAHPKFNASNPSQLDYSSYMKSLQLCIETKAKKPGHLIHNQILTNGFASNLHLSTKLIILYSKLGDTVSARKVFDRMPERTVVSWSAQISGYSQNGCYQDALLVFLDMLRAGFKANQFTYGSVLRACTGLRCLQRGMQIQGCLEKSRFASNLIVQSALLDLHSKCGKMEDACYLFGMMEERDVVSWNAIIGGYAVQGFSGDSFRMFRSMMQEGMNPDLFTFGSVLKASGMASDVIRVRQIHQLIIQLGYGSHISLSGSLIDAYAKCESLASAHCLYKSMPMKDMISCTALMTGYARDSNYSSKALDLFKEIQQMHMKIDDVILCSMFNICANISSLSVGRQIHALALKCKPTYDVAMGNALIDMYAKSGEIKDANRAFNEMEEKNVISWTSLITGYGNHGHGHEAIALFKKMECEGLKPNDITFLSLLFACNHCGLTGEGWECFNNMISKYNILPRAEHFSCMVDLFARGGLLEEAYNLIYKMNIKPNASLWGAILGACYIYGNMPLAEEAAIHLFKMDPENSVNYVVLADIYAAAGSWDNAWKMRKLMEERNLKKAPGYSFIPYIPQSS, encoded by the exons ATGAGAAGTCCAAACACACAAACGGTTGCCTACCTTTCCAAAGCACACCCAAAATTCAATGCCTCTAACCCATCTCAGTTAGACTACTCTTCCTACATGAAAAGCTTGCAACTTTGCATtgaaacaaaagctaaaaaaccAGGCCATTTGATTCACAACCAAATTTTAACAAACGGGTTTGCTTCAAATCTTCACCTAAGCACCAAATTAATCATATTGTACTCAAAACTTGGTGATACAGTCAGTGCACGAAAGGTGTTCGATAGAATGCCTGAAAGAACTGTTGTGTCATGGTCTGCTCAGATTTCTGGGTACTCACAAAATGGGTGTTACCAAGATGCATTATTGGTGTTTTTAGACATGCTTAGAGCAGGTTTTAAGGCCAATCAGTTTACTTATGGGAGCGTGTTACGCGCATGTACTGGTTTGAGGTGTTTGCAGAGAGGGATGCAAATACAAGGGTGTCTCGAGAAGAGTAGATTTGCTAGTAATCTGATCGTGCAAAGCGCTTTGCTTGATTTGCATTCCAAGTGTGGAAAGATGGAGGATGCTTGTTACTTGTTTGGAATGATGGAAGAAAGGGATGTTGTTTCTTGGAATGCAATAATTGGCGGATATGCTGTTCAGGGTTTTTCTGGTGATTCATTTCGAATGTTTCGTTCGATGATGCAAGAAg GTATGAACCCTGATCTTTTCACCTTTGGGAGTGTTTTAAAGGCGTCCGGTATGGCTAGTGATGTCATCAGAGTCCGCCAAATACATCAATTGATCATCCAACTAGGTTATGGATCGCATATTTCTTTGAGTGGTTCGCTAATTGATGCGTATGCAAAATGTGAAAGCTTAGCAAGTGCTCATTGCTTATATAAAAGTATGCCAATGAAAGATATGATATCTTGCACGGCACTGATGACTGGATATGCACGGGACAGTAACTACAGTAGCAAGGCCCTGGATTTGTTCAAAGAAATACAGCAGATGCACATGAAGATAGATGATGTTATATTATGCTCCATGTTTAATATATGTGCTAACATATCATCTTTGAGTGTGGGAAGACAAATCCATGCTCTTGCCTTAAAATGTAAACCCACTTATGATGTGGCCATGGGAAATGCTCTTATTGATATGTATGCAAAATCTGGAGAGATTAAAGATGCTAACCGTGCTTTCAATGAGATGGAGGAGAAAAATGTGATTTCATGGACATCATTGATTACTGGATATGGGAACCATGGACATGGACATGAAGCAATTGCCCTGTTTAAGAAGATGGAATGCGAAGGTTTGAAGCCAAATGACATTACATTCTTATCTCTTCTCTTTGCTTGTAATCATTGTGGATTGACAGGCGAAGGATGGGAGTGCTTCAACAACATGATCAGCAAATACAATATCCTACCACGAGCTGAACATTTTTCTTGCATGGTTGATCTTTTTGCACGTGGAGGGCTGTTGGAAGAAGCTTATAATTTGATATACAAGATGAATATCAAACCTAATGCCTCGCTTTGGGGTGCCATTCTTGGTGCATGCTACATCTATGGCAATATGCCCCTTGCAGAAGAAGCAGCCATACATCTTTTCAAAATGGATCCAGAAAATTCAGTGAACTATGTTGTTTTAGCAGACATATATGCTGCAGCTGGTTCATGGGACAATGCTTGGAAGATGAGAAAATTAAtggaagaaagaaatttaaaaaaggcTCCTGGGTACAGTTTTATACCTTACATTCCACAATCAAGTTGA